The proteins below are encoded in one region of Clostridium pasteurianum DSM 525 = ATCC 6013:
- the fliI gene encoding flagellar protein export ATPase FliI gives MISLDFNALIKRVNECNTEYMEGLVSKVIGLTIEVEGIKAFVGEVCKIYNEKNKPIECEVVGFRDKNVILMPLGELVGISSGCRVVPTGKPLNVKCSEELFGKVLDGLGKPLDNKEIEEGISYKLDSDPPDPLKRRRIKNVMSTGVRAIDGFLTCGEGQRIGIFAGSGVGKSTTLGMIAREAKADVNVIALIGERGREVLDFIERDLGEEGMKKSIVVCATSDRPALVRLKGAFTATAIAEYFRDQGKKVILMMDSVTRFAMAQREIGLAIGEPPATKGYTPSVFAMLPRLMERSGMSDKGSITAFYTVLVDGDDFNEPIADAVRGILDGHIVLSRDLAAKNHYPAIDILKSISRLMSEIADNDHKQAASTARDLLATYQDSEDLINLGAYVKGSNKKIDIAIHYHDSIINYLKQGINEKSNFDESRNKLLQIFS, from the coding sequence ATGATTTCTTTGGACTTTAATGCATTGATAAAAAGAGTAAATGAATGTAATACAGAGTATATGGAAGGTTTAGTCAGTAAAGTAATAGGACTTACTATTGAAGTTGAGGGAATCAAGGCTTTTGTTGGAGAAGTTTGTAAAATATATAATGAAAAAAACAAGCCAATAGAATGCGAAGTAGTAGGTTTTAGAGACAAGAATGTAATACTAATGCCTTTAGGAGAACTTGTAGGAATATCCTCTGGATGCAGAGTGGTGCCTACAGGCAAACCTCTCAATGTAAAGTGCTCAGAAGAACTCTTCGGGAAGGTATTGGATGGACTGGGTAAACCATTGGATAATAAGGAGATAGAAGAAGGCATCAGTTACAAGCTTGACAGTGACCCTCCAGATCCTCTTAAGAGAAGACGTATAAAAAATGTTATGTCCACTGGAGTAAGAGCTATAGATGGATTTTTAACCTGCGGTGAAGGACAGAGAATTGGTATATTTGCCGGCAGCGGAGTGGGAAAAAGTACAACTTTAGGTATGATAGCCAGAGAGGCAAAGGCAGACGTAAATGTCATTGCCCTTATAGGGGAAAGAGGAAGAGAGGTACTGGACTTTATTGAGAGGGATCTTGGTGAAGAGGGAATGAAAAAATCCATTGTAGTATGTGCCACTTCAGACAGACCTGCTTTAGTGAGGTTAAAAGGAGCTTTTACAGCTACAGCCATAGCAGAATATTTTAGAGATCAAGGTAAAAAAGTAATACTTATGATGGATTCAGTAACAAGATTCGCCATGGCACAAAGAGAAATTGGACTTGCTATTGGAGAACCGCCGGCAACTAAGGGATATACACCTTCTGTCTTTGCCATGCTTCCAAGACTTATGGAAAGATCAGGCATGTCAGATAAGGGTTCTATCACAGCTTTTTATACGGTGCTGGTGGACGGAGATGATTTTAATGAGCCAATAGCAGATGCGGTTAGAGGTATTTTAGATGGACATATAGTACTGTCAAGGGATTTAGCTGCAAAAAATCACTATCCTGCTATTGATATATTAAAGAGTATAAGCAGACTTATGTCGGAAATAGCAGATAATGATCATAAACAGGCTGCTTCTACTGCCAGAGATTTACTTGCAACTTATCAGGACTCAGAGGATTTAATCAATTTAGGAGCCTATGTAAAGGGAAGTAATAAAAAAATTGATATAGCTATTCACTATCATGACAGTATAATTAATTATTTAAAGCAGGGGATAAATGAAAAGTCTAATTTTGATGAAAGCCGAAACAAGCTTCTGCAGATATTCAGTTGA
- the fliJ gene encoding flagellar export protein FliJ, with the protein MENFKFSLQKLLDIRIDKEEESKINFKKAQQEKVTAEQNLEKLNNNYKKFSEERKYGSIVQQKITQAYLSSLSGCIDRASMELNNKTSVLEQKRRELKDTQIERKTVEILRDKQKDKFIKEQNRIEQKTNDEFALYGFIRRNSEGR; encoded by the coding sequence ATGGAAAACTTTAAATTCAGCCTTCAAAAGCTTTTAGATATAAGGATAGATAAAGAAGAAGAAAGTAAAATTAATTTTAAAAAGGCACAGCAGGAAAAAGTTACTGCTGAACAAAATCTTGAAAAACTTAATAATAACTACAAGAAATTTAGTGAAGAGAGGAAATACGGATCAATTGTTCAGCAGAAAATAACTCAGGCCTATTTAAGTTCCCTTTCAGGATGTATTGATAGGGCAAGTATGGAATTAAATAATAAAACCTCTGTACTTGAGCAAAAGAGAAGAGAACTTAAAGATACACAGATAGAGAGAAAGACTGTGGAGATTTTAAGGGATAAACAGAAAGATAAATTTATCAAGGAGCAGAATAGGATTGAGCAGAAGACCAATGATGAATTTGCATTGTATGGATTTATAAGAAGAAATAGCGAAGGGAGGTGA